The Bradyrhizobium ottawaense genome window below encodes:
- a CDS encoding non-ribosomal peptide synthetase: MQRSLEQLAEALEHAPDTPVRELDILPAEERTYLLEDLNRTEEAYPTEQCVHELFEAQVQKAPEAVALVCENERLSYGELNARANRLAHLLIELGVKPDQPVAICLERSLMMMVGILAILKAGGAYLPLDPAYPSERLRQVVNDAAPRLLLCDVVGRAALGPEVLTEVTVIDLETATPAWAERPASNPDRHTLGLTSGHLAYVIYTSGSTGTPKGVMVQHRGLVNLLSAQVGLFGASSNSRVVQFASIAFDASAWELLMAFGSGAALHLPAEEIRQARNKLSDYLRSEAITHATLPPALLQTSKDPERLAAQVLILAGELPKPELIRSLAPASMVNAYGPTEATVCATIWTCPADFNGSVVPIGRPIANTRVYLLDGHGAPVPFGAVGELYIGGAGVARGYLNRPELTAERFIASPFVEGDRLYRTGDLARYLPDGNLEFLGRNDDQVKIRGYRIEPGEIVARLCEHAWVREAVVLARQNGGGHKHLIAYVVCAPEAGSDEGGGGALAGALRAHLSARLPDYMVPSAFVRLAALPLTVNGKLDRNALPAPSDQAYALAAYQLPQGEVETALAQIWAELLGVSTWGFFERITEEFGARVCFGSLWNLAR; this comes from the coding sequence ATGCAGCGGTCGCTCGAGCAGCTGGCAGAGGCGCTGGAGCATGCCCCGGATACGCCGGTACGCGAGCTCGACATCTTGCCGGCTGAGGAGCGCACCTATCTGCTGGAGGATCTGAACCGGACGGAAGAGGCCTATCCAACAGAGCAGTGCGTCCATGAGCTGTTCGAGGCGCAGGTGCAAAAGGCGCCGGAGGCGGTGGCGCTGGTCTGCGAAAACGAGCGGCTGAGCTATGGCGAGCTCAACGCGCGGGCCAACCGGCTGGCGCATCTTCTGATCGAGCTTGGGGTCAAGCCGGACCAGCCGGTGGCAATCTGCCTCGAACGCAGCCTGATGATGATGGTTGGCATCTTGGCGATCCTGAAGGCGGGCGGTGCCTATCTGCCGCTGGACCCAGCCTATCCCAGCGAGCGGCTGCGTCAGGTTGTCAACGATGCCGCGCCGCGGCTGCTGCTATGCGACGTCGTCGGTCGCGCAGCACTCGGCCCCGAAGTGCTGACCGAGGTGACGGTCATTGATCTGGAGACGGCCACGCCCGCCTGGGCCGAACGGCCGGCTTCGAACCCAGACCGGCACACGCTTGGCCTCACATCCGGCCATCTCGCTTATGTGATCTACACCTCAGGCTCAACCGGAACCCCAAAGGGGGTCATGGTCCAGCATCGGGGGTTGGTCAATCTGCTGTCGGCTCAGGTCGGCCTCTTTGGCGCTTCTTCCAACAGCCGAGTCGTGCAGTTCGCCTCCATCGCTTTTGATGCAAGCGCTTGGGAGCTTCTTATGGCGTTTGGCTCCGGAGCGGCTTTGCACTTGCCTGCGGAAGAGATCCGTCAAGCGAGGAACAAGCTATCGGATTATCTCCGAAGCGAAGCCATCACCCACGCGACACTACCCCCAGCGTTGCTTCAGACGAGCAAGGATCCGGAACGTTTGGCTGCGCAAGTTCTCATTCTTGCCGGAGAGCTGCCTAAGCCTGAACTCATCCGAAGTCTGGCCCCAGCATCAATGGTCAATGCTTATGGCCCGACCGAGGCAACAGTCTGCGCGACGATCTGGACTTGCCCGGCTGATTTCAATGGGTCGGTGGTCCCGATCGGGCGCCCAATTGCCAACACGCGGGTGTACCTGCTGGATGGCCATGGCGCGCCCGTGCCGTTCGGTGCGGTGGGCGAGCTTTACATTGGCGGGGCGGGGGTGGCACGGGGCTACCTGAACCGCCCTGAGCTGACCGCCGAGCGGTTCATCGCCAGTCCCTTTGTCGAGGGCGATCGGCTGTACCGGACCGGCGACCTTGCCCGTTATCTGCCGGACGGCAATCTTGAGTTCCTGGGCCGCAACGACGATCAGGTGAAGATTCGCGGCTACCGCATCGAGCCGGGTGAGATCGTCGCGCGGCTTTGCGAGCACGCCTGGGTGCGCGAGGCGGTGGTGCTGGCGCGCCAGAACGGCGGCGGCCACAAGCATCTGATCGCCTATGTGGTCTGCGCGCCCGAGGCCGGCTCGGATGAGGGCGGTGGAGGCGCGCTTGCGGGCGCCTTGCGCGCGCACTTAAGTGCGCGACTGCCGGACTACATGGTGCCGAGTGCGTTCGTGCGGCTGGCCGCGCTTCCGCTGACGGTGAACGGCAAGCTCGATCGGAACGCACTGCCGGCGCCGTCCGATCAGGCCTATGCGCTGGCGGCCTACCAGTTACCGCAAGGTGAGGTCGAGACGGCGCTGGCGCAGATCTGGGCCGAGCTCCTTGGTGTGTCTACCTGGGGCTTCTTCGAACGCATCACTGAAGAATTTGGCGCGAGAGTTTGTTTTGGATCGTTGTGGAACCTTGCGCGATGA
- a CDS encoding condensation domain-containing protein, with the protein MTSWSCPAEFDEAIVPIGRPIANTRVYLLDGHGAPVPFGAVAELCIGGAGVARGYLNRPELTAERFIPSPFVEGDRLYRTGDLARYLPDGNLEFLGRNDDQVKIRGFRIEPGEIAARLCEHASVREAVVVAREDGGGEQRLVAYVVAAGAEESDLAGGLRAHVSAGLPDYMVPSAFVRLAALPLTLNGKLDRKALPAPGDEAYARRTYAPPQGEMETVLAQIWAELLGLERVGRHDNFFELGGHSLLAVQMMEHLRRRSLRIEVRTLFVKPVLADLAARLGRHHEVAVPANLITERSVAITPEMLPLIELAQDEIDRIIATVPGGVCNIQDIYGLSPLQDGILFHHLLAAKGDPYLLVSQMAFAERGLLARYLAAIQRVVDRHDILRTSFVWEGLSRPVQVVWRKARLEVIEVQLDGADGAGAEQLRNRFDPRRHRIELGRAPLLRFVIAREPGSARWLLLELQHHLIGDHATRDVMHAEVRAKLEGREHELTAPQPFRNLVAQAHLRGDAKADEAFFRELLAGIDEPTTPFNLSEVRGDGGGVREAYRMLPPALHARLAEQARRLGVSLASLCHLAWGQVVARSSGREQVVFGTVLLGRLQGSAGADRAMGLFINTLPLRLDLDGTAVEASVRTTHARLAELLTHEHASLALAQRCSAIAASAPLFSTLLNYRHNKAPAVPGSGTDDVLSGME; encoded by the coding sequence GTGACATCCTGGAGCTGCCCGGCTGAGTTTGATGAGGCCATCGTCCCGATTGGCCGCCCTATTGCCAACACGCGGGTCTACTTGCTGGATGGTCATGGCGCGCCTGTGCCGTTCGGTGCGGTGGCCGAGCTCTGCATTGGCGGGGCGGGGGTGGCGCGGGGCTACCTGAACCGCCCTGAGCTGACCGCGGAGCGGTTCATCCCCAGTCCCTTTGTCGAGGGCGACCGGCTGTACCGGACCGGCGACCTGGCGCGCTACCTGCCGGACGGCAATCTGGAGTTTTTAGGGCGCAACGACGACCAGGTAAAGATTCGCGGCTTCCGCATCGAACCGGGCGAGATTGCGGCGCGGCTTTGCGAGCATGCCTCCGTGCGCGAGGCGGTGGTGGTGGCGCGCGAGGATGGTGGCGGCGAGCAGCGGCTCGTTGCGTATGTCGTTGCCGCCGGAGCTGAGGAATCTGATCTTGCCGGCGGTTTGCGGGCGCATGTGAGTGCGGGGCTGCCGGACTACATGGTCCCGAGTGCGTTCGTGCGGCTGGCGGCGCTTCCGCTGACGCTGAACGGCAAGCTCGATCGAAAAGCGCTACCGGCCCCGGGCGACGAGGCATATGCGCGGCGGACCTACGCGCCGCCTCAGGGCGAGATGGAGACGGTGCTGGCGCAGATCTGGGCCGAGCTGCTGGGGCTGGAGCGGGTCGGACGGCACGACAACTTCTTCGAACTGGGAGGGCACTCGCTCTTGGCGGTGCAGATGATGGAGCATCTGCGGCGGCGGTCACTGCGCATCGAGGTGCGCACCTTGTTCGTCAAGCCAGTGCTCGCGGATCTGGCCGCACGCCTGGGCCGCCATCACGAGGTGGCAGTCCCGGCCAACCTGATCACCGAGCGGAGCGTGGCGATAACGCCGGAGATGTTGCCGCTGATCGAGCTCGCGCAGGACGAGATCGACCGGATCATCGCCACGGTACCCGGCGGGGTTTGCAACATCCAGGACATTTACGGTCTGTCGCCGCTGCAGGACGGCATCCTGTTCCATCATTTGCTAGCGGCAAAGGGCGATCCATACCTCCTGGTGTCGCAGATGGCGTTTGCCGAGCGTGGGCTGCTCGCGCGCTATCTTGCCGCGATCCAGCGGGTGGTAGATCGGCATGACATCCTGCGTACCTCGTTTGTCTGGGAGGGGTTGTCGCGGCCGGTCCAGGTGGTGTGGCGGAAGGCGCGACTGGAGGTGATCGAGGTCCAGCTGGATGGCGCTGATGGCGCTGGCGCTGAGCAGCTCAGGAACCGGTTTGATCCGCGCCGGCACCGCATCGAGCTCGGCCGGGCGCCACTGCTGCGGTTTGTGATTGCGCGCGAGCCCGGCAGCGCGCGCTGGCTGTTGCTGGAGCTGCAGCATCATCTGATCGGGGATCACGCAACCCGGGACGTGATGCATGCTGAAGTCCGGGCCAAGCTGGAGGGGCGCGAGCATGAGCTGACGGCGCCGCAGCCATTCCGCAATCTGGTGGCGCAGGCGCATCTACGCGGTGATGCCAAGGCGGATGAAGCGTTCTTCCGGGAGCTGCTGGCCGGCATCGACGAGCCGACCACGCCCTTCAACTTGAGCGAGGTGCGCGGCGACGGCGGCGGGGTTCGTGAGGCGTATCGGATGCTGCCGCCAGCGCTCCATGCGCGGCTGGCGGAACAGGCGCGGCGGCTGGGCGTGAGTCTGGCGAGCCTGTGCCATCTGGCGTGGGGGCAGGTGGTGGCGCGCAGCAGCGGCCGCGAGCAGGTGGTGTTCGGCACGGTGCTGCTGGGCCGCCTGCAGGGCAGCGCCGGCGCCGACCGCGCCATGGGACTGTTCATCAACACCCTGCCGCTGCGGCTTGATCTTGATGGGACCGCCGTCGAGGCGAGCGTGCGGACCACGCACGCCCGGCTGGCCGAGCTGCTGACACATGAGCATGCCTCGCTGGCGCTGGCGCAGCGCTGCAGCGCTATTGCGGCGTCGGCGCCGCTGTTCAGCACGCTGTTGAACTATCGTCACAACAAGGCGCCGGCTGTGCCCGGCTCCGGGACGGATGATGTCTTGTCGGGTATGGAATGA
- a CDS encoding non-ribosomal peptide synthetase, whose product MSDDQVQSISAADELRARGEEFWRRRLEQFSRLHPPFVSSSVAAAPSRWQSSSWFSPSGLAISPQDRSEYLVAAWLIYLARITGQQEFQLGWKPAWDRLQTGSKLVMASVVPMDVRIELAHDFEEVRKTVAAEVAQLRAHASFARDLIARCPTLRGVVALRARQPWPIGIAITTESCHAADALTTNHKAGHALCGDLLTFEVCALDGSFRWHFDAARLAPKQIDRMTQHLQTLLRGVMADAGQPVGRIDILAADERTYLLEDLNRTAAPYPFELCIHELFEARVQKAPEAVAVVYEKERLSYGELNARANRLAHHLIELGVKPDQPVAICLERSLAMVVGLLAILKAGGAYLPLDPAYPSARLRQIVGDAEPKLLLCDVAGRTALGAEAVADVTVVDLETATPTWGERPPSNPDPGALGLSSRHLAYVIYTSGSTGIPKGVEMSHGALVNSLAGIGTSKLRTLQFATLNFDVSCQELFICWKDGGVLVLVREETRRHFSDLLEFIEREAIERLFLPFVALNHFAEVWSAQRVQLPSLRELYTAGERLQATPLLRTFFEAHPNARLINQYGSTEISVISEHHLAADPSCWPQMPHVGRPIVNTRVYLLDGHGAPVPFGAVGELYIGGAGVARGYLNRPELTAERFIASPFVEGDRLYRTGDLARYLPDGNLEFLGRNDDQVKIRGYRIEPGEIVARLCEHAWVREAVVLARENDAGDKHLIAYVVCAPEAGSDEGGGGGLAGALRAHLSARLPDYMVPSAFVRLAALPLTVNGKLDRNALPAPADQAYALAAYQSPQGAVETALAQIWAELLGVERIGRNDHFFELGGHSLLAVQMSSRLSQAVGVELPLSTLFARPVLSDLAASIVELLSCSGPQELPSIAAVSRHEPLVLSFAQQRLWFLAQLNEGSTNYHIPLALRLRGMLDRSAWQRSLNRLFARHEALRSVFVATQGKPRVEVLPPDAGLPIVEHDLRERSDAEAAFLDLCHEEGRTPFDLARGPLIRGRLIRTADEEHVFLLTQHHIVSDGWSMGVLLRELSQLYRAFQAGQDDPLPPLAIQYPDYAAWQRQWLSGERLQQQAQYWRSALAGTARLVLPTDHARPAQQSFAAAAVPITVDADLTRELKRLSLQHGSTLFMTVLAAWAAVLSRLSGQDDLVIGVPSANRGHREIEELIGFFVNTLALRLDLSGKPRVSELLERTRRTVLAAQEHQDLPFEQVVEIVQPPRALDHTPLFQVMLAWENNAVGPLDLPGLSVEAAGEEIDQAKYDLELSLGEHGEEIAGTLGYATALFDQATIERQRGYLLALLRAMAADAQQEVHRIELLSTAERTYLLEELNRTAAPYPAERCIHELFEVQVHKAPDAVAVVCEDEQLSYPELNVRANRLAHHLIALGVRPDQPVAICVERSPMMVVGLLAILEAGGSYMPLDPAYPSARLHQVLDDAAPPLLLADVAGRAAFGADVPAKVSVVELDAAAPAWASLPEADPDRRALSLTSRNLAYVIYTSGSTGRPKGAQNEHRAIVNRLIWMQDAYGLKPTDVVLQKTPFSFDVSAWEFFWTLLEGATLVLAPPGAHRDPDTLVDLIVSQRITTVHFVPSMLVSFLDAKSVDRCTSLRQVLCSGEALPAASVYRVRRVLPWTPCTIFTVRLKPRST is encoded by the coding sequence TTGAGCGATGATCAGGTGCAGAGCATATCTGCCGCGGATGAACTGCGGGCGCGTGGGGAGGAGTTTTGGCGACGGCGGCTCGAGCAGTTTAGCAGATTGCATCCGCCTTTCGTGTCATCGTCCGTGGCTGCGGCGCCGTCCCGATGGCAGTCGAGTTCATGGTTTAGCCCAAGCGGTTTGGCTATTTCCCCACAAGATCGCTCGGAATATTTGGTAGCAGCTTGGCTGATCTATCTCGCTCGGATCACGGGGCAACAAGAGTTTCAACTGGGATGGAAGCCTGCATGGGACCGATTGCAAACCGGCTCCAAACTCGTGATGGCCTCCGTCGTGCCGATGGATGTTCGCATTGAGCTTGCTCATGATTTTGAAGAAGTACGCAAAACCGTAGCGGCCGAAGTCGCTCAGCTGAGGGCGCACGCTAGCTTTGCCCGAGATCTTATAGCGCGCTGCCCGACATTGCGAGGAGTGGTGGCGCTACGGGCGCGCCAGCCTTGGCCGATTGGCATTGCAATCACGACAGAGAGCTGTCACGCCGCTGATGCTCTGACGACGAACCACAAAGCTGGGCATGCCTTGTGCGGCGATTTGCTGACCTTTGAGGTTTGCGCTCTGGATGGGAGCTTCCGCTGGCATTTTGATGCCGCTCGATTAGCACCGAAGCAGATCGACCGCATGACGCAGCATTTGCAAACTTTGTTACGCGGCGTGATGGCCGATGCTGGGCAGCCTGTCGGCCGAATAGACATTCTGGCCGCCGACGAACGCACGTATCTACTTGAGGATTTGAATCGGACGGCGGCGCCTTATCCGTTTGAGCTATGTATCCATGAGCTGTTCGAGGCGCGGGTGCAAAAGGCACCGGAAGCGGTGGCGGTGGTCTATGAGAAGGAGAGACTGAGCTATGGCGAGCTCAATGCGCGGGCCAACCGGCTGGCGCATCATTTGATCGAGCTCGGGGTCAAGCCGGACCAGCCGGTGGCGATCTGCCTCGAACGCAGCCTGGCGATGGTAGTTGGTCTCTTGGCGATCCTGAAAGCGGGCGGCGCGTATCTGCCGCTAGATCCGGCTTATCCGTCGGCGCGGCTGCGGCAGATTGTTGGCGATGCAGAACCGAAACTGCTGCTTTGCGATGTCGCCGGTCGAACCGCATTGGGCGCCGAAGCCGTGGCCGATGTGACGGTGGTCGATCTGGAGACGGCGACCCCGACTTGGGGCGAGCGGCCGCCTTCGAACCCGGACCCGGGCGCGCTTGGCCTTTCATCGCGCCATCTCGCCTATGTCATCTATACCTCCGGCTCAACCGGAATCCCCAAGGGCGTGGAAATGTCCCATGGCGCGCTTGTGAATTCGCTTGCGGGGATTGGCACGTCAAAACTGCGCACACTTCAATTCGCGACCCTGAACTTCGATGTGTCCTGTCAGGAATTGTTCATCTGTTGGAAGGACGGCGGAGTGCTTGTGCTCGTGCGGGAAGAGACCCGGAGGCACTTCTCCGACCTGCTGGAATTTATAGAGCGGGAGGCGATAGAGCGGCTTTTCCTCCCGTTCGTGGCATTGAATCATTTTGCGGAAGTCTGGAGCGCGCAGCGCGTGCAGCTGCCCTCTTTAAGAGAGCTTTATACAGCCGGCGAGCGATTGCAGGCCACTCCACTGCTTAGGACGTTCTTCGAAGCACATCCGAACGCGAGATTGATCAATCAATATGGGTCCACGGAAATCAGCGTCATTTCCGAGCACCACCTTGCAGCTGATCCGTCATGTTGGCCCCAGATGCCTCACGTCGGGCGTCCAATCGTCAACACGCGGGTGTACCTGCTGGATGGCCATGGCGCGCCCGTGCCGTTCGGTGCGGTCGGCGAGCTTTACATTGGCGGGGCGGGGGTGGCACGGGGCTACCTGAACCGCCCTGAGCTGACCGCCGAGCGGTTCATCGCCAGTCCCTTTGTCGAGGGCGATCGGCTGTACCGGACCGGCGACCTTGCCCGTTATCTGCCGGACGGCAATCTTGAGTTCCTGGGCCGCAACGACGATCAGGTGAAGATTCGCGGCTACCGCATCGAGCCGGGTGAGATCGTCGCGCGGCTCTGCGAGCACGCCTGGGTGCGCGAGGCGGTGGTGCTGGCGCGCGAGAACGACGCCGGTGACAAGCATCTGATCGCCTATGTGGTCTGCGCGCCCGAAGCCGGCTCGGATGAGGGCGGTGGAGGCGGGCTTGCGGGCGCCTTGCGCGCGCACTTAAGTGCGCGACTGCCGGACTACATGGTCCCGAGTGCGTTCGTGCGGCTGGCCGCGCTTCCGCTGACGGTGAACGGCAAGCTCGATCGGAACGCGCTGCCGGCGCCGGCCGATCAGGCCTATGCGCTGGCGGCCTACCAGTCGCCGCAAGGTGCGGTCGAGACGGCGCTGGCGCAGATCTGGGCCGAGCTCCTTGGTGTCGAGCGCATCGGGCGCAACGACCACTTCTTCGAACTGGGCGGCCACTCGCTCTTGGCCGTGCAGATGTCGAGCCGGCTGTCACAGGCTGTCGGGGTCGAACTGCCACTGTCGACGCTGTTCGCAAGGCCAGTGTTGAGTGACCTGGCGGCAAGCATCGTCGAGCTGTTGAGCTGCTCGGGTCCGCAAGAGCTGCCGTCGATTGCAGCCGTGTCGCGGCATGAGCCGCTTGTGCTGTCGTTTGCGCAGCAGCGGCTATGGTTTTTGGCTCAGCTGAACGAAGGCAGCACCAACTATCACATTCCGCTGGCCTTGCGATTGCGCGGGATGCTCGACCGCAGCGCCTGGCAGCGCAGCCTTAACCGTCTGTTTGCACGTCATGAGGCGCTGCGCAGTGTGTTTGTCGCGACCCAGGGCAAGCCCCGGGTTGAGGTTTTGCCGCCGGACGCGGGTCTGCCAATAGTTGAGCATGATCTGCGGGAGAGATCGGATGCGGAAGCGGCATTTTTGGATCTGTGCCATGAAGAGGGGCGCACGCCGTTCGATCTTGCGCGCGGTCCGCTGATCCGCGGTCGGCTGATCCGCACCGCCGACGAGGAACACGTCTTCCTGCTGACCCAGCATCACATCGTCTCGGACGGTTGGTCGATGGGCGTGCTGCTGCGTGAACTTAGCCAGCTCTACCGGGCATTCCAGGCCGGGCAGGACGATCCTCTGCCGCCGCTTGCGATCCAATATCCGGATTACGCCGCCTGGCAACGCCAATGGCTGTCGGGGGAACGGTTGCAGCAGCAGGCGCAGTATTGGCGCAGCGCGCTGGCGGGCACAGCCCGTCTTGTCTTGCCGACGGACCATGCGCGGCCTGCCCAGCAGTCGTTTGCCGCGGCCGCGGTCCCGATCACCGTCGATGCGGATTTGACGCGGGAGCTGAAGCGGCTGAGCCTGCAGCATGGCTCGACGTTGTTCATGACGGTGCTGGCGGCCTGGGCGGCGGTGCTGTCGCGTCTGTCCGGGCAGGACGATCTTGTGATTGGCGTGCCGAGCGCCAATCGGGGGCACCGCGAGATCGAAGAGCTGATCGGCTTCTTCGTCAACACTCTGGCGCTTCGGCTGGACCTGTCGGGCAAGCCGCGCGTGTCGGAGCTTCTGGAGCGGACGCGGCGCACGGTGCTGGCTGCGCAGGAGCATCAGGACCTGCCGTTCGAGCAGGTGGTGGAGATCGTGCAGCCGCCCCGGGCTCTTGATCACACACCGTTGTTCCAGGTGATGCTGGCCTGGGAGAACAATGCGGTTGGGCCATTGGACCTGCCGGGGCTGAGTGTCGAAGCTGCCGGGGAGGAGATTGATCAGGCCAAGTACGATCTGGAGCTGAGCCTTGGCGAGCATGGCGAGGAGATCGCCGGAACGCTGGGTTATGCCACGGCGCTGTTTGATCAGGCGACGATCGAGCGGCAGCGTGGTTATCTGCTGGCGCTGCTGCGGGCGATGGCAGCCGATGCGCAGCAAGAGGTCCACCGGATTGAGCTGCTCTCGACTGCCGAGCGCACGTATCTGCTGGAGGAGCTGAACCGGACGGCGGCGCCGTATCCTGCGGAGCGGTGCATCCACGAGCTGTTTGAAGTGCAGGTGCACAAGGCGCCGGATGCGGTGGCGGTGGTCTGCGAAGATGAGCAACTGAGCTATCCCGAGCTCAATGTGCGGGCCAACCGCCTGGCGCATCACTTGATCGCCCTCGGGGTCAGGCCGGACCAGCCGGTTGCGATCTGCGTCGAGCGCAGTCCGATGATGGTGGTGGGGCTTTTGGCGATCCTCGAGGCCGGCGGGTCGTATATGCCGCTGGATCCGGCCTATCCGTCGGCGCGGCTGCATCAGGTGCTCGACGATGCGGCGCCGCCGCTGCTGCTGGCCGATGTGGCCGGCCGTGCCGCCTTCGGCGCGGATGTGCCGGCCAAGGTGAGCGTGGTGGAGCTCGATGCTGCGGCGCCGGCCTGGGCCAGCCTGCCGGAAGCGGATCCTGATCGGCGCGCGCTCAGCCTGACCTCCCGCAATCTCGCCTATGTGATCTACACCTCGGGATCCACCGGCAGGCCAAAAGGGGCACAGAATGAGCATCGGGCTATCGTTAATCGCCTGATCTGGATGCAGGACGCCTATGGTCTGAAACCAACAGACGTCGTGTTGCAGAAGACGCCATTTAGCTTCGATGTCTCGGCCTGGGAGTTCTTTTGGACTTTGCTTGAAGGGGCAACGCTGGTACTGGCGCCGCCCGGTGCGCACAGAGATCCCGATACGTTGGTCGACTTGATCGTCAGCCAGCGCATCACGACGGTTCACTTCGTGCCATCCATGCTGGTCAGCTTTTTGGATGCGAAGAGTGTTGACCGCTGCACATCGCTGCGGCAGGTTTTATGCAGCGGCGAGGCGCTCCCTGCCGCCAGTGTGTATAGGGTTCGGCGCGTATTGCCCTGGACGCCCTGCACAATCTTTACGGTCCGACTGAAGCCGCGATCGACGTGA
- a CDS encoding ectoine synthase — translation MIVRSLHDIEATDHFVDWGNGTSHRLLTDKDGMGFSICHTIVRANTVSLLQYRNHLEACFCIGGEGEVEDMDGNVFPIRRGDMYVLDKHDKHLLRGGPDKDMILVSIFNPPLTGTERHKLDDPAGSTY, via the coding sequence ATGATTGTGCGTAGTCTGCACGACATTGAAGCAACCGATCACTTCGTCGATTGGGGCAATGGTACGAGCCACCGCCTTCTGACGGATAAGGACGGCATGGGTTTTAGCATCTGCCACACCATCGTGCGCGCTAACACCGTTTCTCTTCTGCAATACCGGAATCATCTCGAAGCCTGCTTCTGCATCGGTGGAGAGGGCGAGGTCGAGGACATGGACGGCAATGTCTTTCCTATTCGCCGAGGCGACATGTATGTGCTTGACAAGCATGACAAGCATCTCCTGCGCGGGGGACCGGACAAGGACATGATCCTCGTTAGCATCTTCAACCCGCCCCTCACCGGAACCGAGCGCCACAAGCTGGACGACCCGGCAGGCTCCACATATTGA
- the panC gene encoding pantoate--beta-alanine ligase produces MKVITKVAELRRALADVRNAEKRIGFVPTMGYLHDGHLALISASREHCDVTVVSIFVNPTQFGPNEDLSRYPRDFARDEALCGSAGVSIIFAPSAEEIYPAQFESFVEPGELAKPLCGAFRPGHFRGVATVVCKLFNMVQPDVAYFGQKDFQQCAVIRRMTVDLNLPIEIVTVPTVREPDGLAMSSRNRYLCPEERDRSLAISRGLFAAAHEFASGERDAATLIALARRHLERVDRLQYLELVDPGTLRIADSPLRYPAVLCVAAYVGSTRLIDNVVLSWSPS; encoded by the coding sequence ATGAAAGTAATTACGAAGGTGGCTGAGCTGCGTCGCGCCCTTGCAGACGTTCGCAATGCCGAAAAGCGCATCGGATTCGTTCCGACGATGGGATACTTGCACGACGGCCACCTGGCCTTGATCTCGGCCAGCCGGGAACACTGCGACGTCACTGTCGTTAGCATCTTCGTCAACCCCACTCAGTTCGGCCCAAATGAGGATCTCAGCAGGTACCCCCGCGACTTCGCGCGCGATGAAGCGTTATGCGGCAGTGCCGGGGTCTCCATCATCTTCGCGCCAAGTGCAGAGGAGATCTATCCGGCTCAATTTGAGAGCTTTGTCGAGCCGGGCGAACTCGCAAAGCCGCTCTGCGGAGCTTTCAGGCCTGGACATTTTCGTGGTGTAGCGACCGTCGTCTGCAAGCTATTCAACATGGTGCAGCCGGACGTCGCGTACTTTGGACAGAAGGATTTTCAGCAATGCGCGGTAATACGCCGCATGACGGTTGATCTGAATCTTCCGATCGAGATTGTCACTGTGCCAACCGTGCGGGAGCCAGATGGGCTGGCAATGAGCAGTCGCAACCGTTATCTCTGCCCGGAAGAACGTGATCGGAGCTTGGCGATCAGCCGTGGCTTGTTCGCCGCAGCGCATGAGTTTGCCTCAGGGGAACGCGACGCCGCAACGCTGATTGCGCTTGCAAGAAGGCATTTGGAAAGGGTCGATCGACTACAGTACCTTGAGCTTGTCGACCCTGGGACTCTAAGGATTGCTGACAGCCCTCTGCGCTATCCGGCGGTGCTCTGTGTCGCAGCGTACGTCGGCTCCACGCGGTTGATCGACAATGTAGTCCTGTCCTGGTCGCCATCGTAG
- the panB gene encoding 3-methyl-2-oxobutanoate hydroxymethyltransferase, translating to MSHSSEQPLERVTIPALQQWKDKGRRVVMTTAYDAVAARIADPIVDIILVGDSVGNVCLGFDNTLPVSVAMMNHHLEAVARTRPHALLVADMPFLSFHVGSEDTIRNAGGFLQRGADAVKLEGGAKRIEMVRALVDCDIPVMGHLGLTPQSVNVMGGFKVQGRTTDTALRLLDDAHRLQEAGCFALVLEGIPAELAARATESLTIPTIGIGAGADCSGQVLVFHDVLGLTEGHRPKFVRAYTNGFQLFQEALSRWAADIRKGAFPGSEECYRLPDQLRHAVANWVPSSSTSR from the coding sequence ATGAGCCACAGTTCAGAGCAGCCTCTAGAGCGTGTCACGATTCCGGCACTGCAGCAGTGGAAGGATAAAGGACGGCGTGTCGTGATGACCACCGCCTACGATGCGGTTGCGGCGCGCATCGCGGATCCCATTGTCGATATCATCCTGGTCGGCGATAGCGTTGGAAACGTCTGCCTGGGATTCGACAACACGCTGCCCGTCAGCGTGGCCATGATGAATCATCACCTGGAGGCTGTTGCGCGCACGAGGCCTCATGCCTTGCTTGTGGCCGACATGCCCTTTCTCAGCTTTCATGTCGGTTCTGAGGATACGATTCGCAATGCAGGAGGTTTTTTACAGCGTGGCGCCGATGCTGTGAAACTCGAGGGTGGTGCCAAACGCATCGAGATGGTACGCGCCTTGGTCGATTGCGACATTCCTGTGATGGGACATCTCGGTCTGACCCCGCAGAGCGTCAACGTCATGGGTGGATTCAAAGTGCAGGGAAGGACAACAGATACCGCCTTGCGGTTGCTCGATGACGCGCACCGTCTGCAGGAAGCCGGTTGCTTCGCGCTTGTCCTGGAGGGCATTCCTGCCGAGCTCGCGGCGCGAGCGACCGAATCTCTCACGATACCCACCATCGGGATCGGAGCAGGAGCCGATTGCTCGGGCCAAGTGCTCGTGTTTCATGATGTCTTGGGGCTAACCGAAGGCCATCGCCCCAAATTCGTTCGTGCCTATACAAATGGATTCCAGTTGTTCCAGGAGGCGCTGTCGCGCTGGGCTGCCGATATCCGCAAAGGGGCGTTCCCGGGCTCAGAGGAGTGCTATCGGCTTCCTGATCAGCTTCGGCATGCCGTCGCCAACTGGGTGCCCTCCAGTTCAACCTCAAGGTAA